The following are from one region of the Arthrobacter sp. TMP15 genome:
- a CDS encoding glycerate kinase, whose protein sequence is MRILIAPDKFKGTLTGPEAAAAMAEGALRVYPDAVVTALPIADGGEGTVEAAVAAGFSERLNTVIGPILKPVAAVWGFQEKTAVAVIETAQASGYLLSEPTVENSLRAHSYGSGQLVAAALEAGATEIIIGLGGSAMTDAGTGALRALGLKLLDAHGNLVPLGGGPLVDVVAVDASGLDPRLAGVKVRMAVDVDNPLYGLQGAAHVFGPQKGADADAVEHLDAGLRNLASVVRESTGTNINISGAGAAGGFPSMFVAYANATVERGFDLVAALIDLETALESADLVITGEGSLDAQSLSGKGPLGVADAAHARGIPVVVVAGRITVSPAQLAEHGVVAAVSATDVAGSPEAALSDAARYTTIATSEALNGI, encoded by the coding sequence ATGCGAATCCTCATTGCCCCCGACAAGTTCAAGGGGACCCTCACCGGCCCGGAAGCGGCCGCGGCCATGGCTGAAGGTGCTCTGCGGGTTTACCCTGACGCGGTGGTGACTGCCCTTCCCATCGCCGACGGCGGGGAAGGTACCGTTGAGGCTGCTGTCGCAGCCGGCTTTTCGGAACGCTTAAACACTGTGATTGGCCCCATTCTCAAACCCGTGGCTGCTGTGTGGGGCTTTCAGGAGAAGACCGCTGTGGCCGTCATTGAAACTGCTCAGGCCAGCGGCTACCTGCTCAGTGAGCCCACTGTTGAAAATTCCCTGCGGGCGCACTCCTACGGTTCCGGTCAGCTGGTTGCCGCCGCGCTGGAAGCTGGGGCCACGGAAATTATTATTGGCTTGGGCGGTTCTGCCATGACGGATGCCGGAACCGGAGCCCTGCGCGCCCTAGGGCTTAAATTATTGGATGCGCACGGAAATCTAGTTCCCCTAGGCGGCGGTCCGCTGGTGGACGTGGTGGCAGTGGATGCTTCGGGACTTGATCCGAGACTGGCAGGGGTTAAAGTGCGGATGGCAGTAGATGTGGATAATCCGCTGTACGGACTCCAGGGTGCTGCGCATGTATTTGGCCCACAAAAGGGAGCCGACGCGGACGCCGTCGAACATCTCGATGCTGGTTTACGCAACCTAGCATCGGTGGTCAGGGAATCCACTGGCACCAACATCAATATCTCCGGCGCCGGTGCAGCCGGTGGCTTCCCCTCCATGTTTGTGGCCTATGCCAATGCCACAGTGGAACGCGGCTTTGACTTGGTTGCAGCCCTGATCGACCTGGAAACAGCCCTTGAAAGCGCCGATCTTGTCATTACCGGAGAAGGCTCCCTTGATGCACAGTCGCTTTCCGGGAAGGGACCGCTTGGAGTGGCCGATGCCGCCCATGCCAGGGGGATTCCGGTGGTGGTTGTGGCTGGCAGAATCACTGTGAGCCCCGCGCAATTGGCCGAGCATGGAGTTGTGGCTGCCGTCAGTGCAACGGATGTGGCGGGCTCGCCCGAGGCGGCCCTTTCGGATGCGGCACGGTACACCACGATCGCCACCTCAGAGGCGCTTAACGGTATCTGA
- a CDS encoding HAD family hydrolase: MRLIASDIDGTILGHDGKISNRTVEAFLAAAEAGIDIVFVTGRPPRWLDPIREQIGHTGTVICSNGAVTYDLGTEKVLDSHVLTWDTVEMVRNIVIELAAKPYFALESLAGLHIEEGFYGTRAPASRADFMSQVLTPDMADSGIVKMLAVLHTGNADEFMELVTPRVGSLLAVTHSAPEMALLEMGPLGVNKAVTLAQYAGARGIAAADVVAFGDMPNDVEMLGWAGAGYAMASGHPQALAAAALRAPRFEADGVAQVIESRLAALRLA; the protein is encoded by the coding sequence ATGCGTTTAATTGCCAGTGACATTGACGGAACTATTTTGGGCCACGACGGAAAGATCAGTAACCGCACCGTGGAGGCCTTCTTGGCTGCGGCCGAAGCGGGTATTGACATTGTGTTTGTGACGGGCCGGCCGCCGCGCTGGCTGGATCCTATCCGTGAACAGATTGGGCACACGGGCACTGTTATTTGCTCCAATGGTGCTGTGACGTATGATCTTGGCACCGAAAAAGTCCTTGATTCCCATGTGCTTACCTGGGACACGGTGGAGATGGTCCGCAACATCGTCATTGAATTGGCTGCCAAACCCTACTTTGCCCTGGAGTCTTTGGCCGGTTTGCATATTGAAGAAGGGTTTTATGGCACACGCGCCCCTGCCAGTCGTGCCGATTTCATGTCCCAGGTTCTCACCCCCGACATGGCGGATAGCGGGATCGTGAAGATGCTTGCGGTTCTGCACACTGGCAACGCGGATGAATTCATGGAGCTCGTGACCCCGAGGGTGGGCTCGCTGCTTGCAGTGACCCACTCAGCTCCCGAGATGGCCCTGCTTGAAATGGGTCCACTAGGAGTGAACAAGGCCGTCACACTGGCCCAATATGCTGGCGCCCGTGGGATTGCGGCCGCTGACGTGGTGGCATTTGGTGACATGCCAAACGACGTTGAAATGCTGGGTTGGGCCGGTGCTGGCTATGCGATGGCCAGTGGTCACCCCCAAGCGCTCGCAGCTGCAGCGCTGCGTGCACCTCGTTTTGAGGCCGACGGCGTGGCCCAAGTTATCGAGTCCCGCCTGGCTGCGCTGCGCCTGGCCTGA
- a CDS encoding (p)ppGpp synthetase — MSSNWERLDESLRPAVAASVADFERTLPALQRVTAEMESLVRDVLSEAEDKPLFVTSRTKSIDSFREKASRMVSEPDAAPALQFPEPLRNLTDMVGVRVITTLPGENALAANLIKRKRSIFDCRGDTEKDIGSIESGTYGYSSRHLILRTIQNDVVRAYQEQLDPGTKANGSYFFECQIRTIFAHAWSEIEHDIRFKSQDPRAWSPYFDRQFTATAAMLETVESAFSELHDRYETVTSYWDTEGEGNISLTPNRIKAVWQTLLPHVDRKSDDDWGWSAELVAAHGLGKTVDLAALLQPEIISNVRKALDHRYSPGPDRLLDDLLLWQFGESHIDLTAEDPSSEATPRRDSLIRRHQQMQRYRKAQGF; from the coding sequence ATGAGTAGTAACTGGGAACGCCTCGATGAATCACTGCGCCCGGCTGTCGCTGCTTCGGTGGCTGACTTTGAACGGACGTTGCCGGCTTTGCAGCGAGTCACCGCTGAAATGGAATCCCTTGTCAGGGACGTTCTCAGCGAGGCCGAAGATAAGCCACTTTTTGTTACCAGCCGCACCAAGAGCATTGATTCTTTCAGGGAAAAAGCGTCCCGGATGGTGTCCGAGCCGGATGCCGCCCCTGCCCTGCAATTCCCTGAGCCGCTGCGTAACCTCACTGACATGGTGGGTGTCCGGGTCATTACCACTCTGCCTGGCGAAAACGCTCTGGCCGCAAACCTGATTAAACGCAAAAGAAGCATTTTTGATTGCCGGGGCGACACGGAGAAGGACATTGGCTCCATTGAGTCCGGCACTTATGGTTATTCCAGCCGCCACTTGATCCTACGCACCATCCAAAACGATGTGGTGCGGGCCTATCAGGAACAGCTTGACCCCGGCACCAAGGCCAATGGCAGCTACTTTTTTGAGTGCCAGATCAGGACTATCTTTGCTCATGCCTGGAGTGAAATTGAGCACGACATACGTTTCAAGTCCCAGGATCCGCGGGCGTGGAGCCCGTACTTTGACAGGCAGTTCACGGCCACCGCGGCCATGCTTGAGACAGTTGAGTCGGCGTTTTCTGAGCTCCACGACAGGTATGAAACTGTCACAAGTTACTGGGACACCGAGGGTGAAGGCAATATCTCACTGACGCCGAACAGGATCAAGGCTGTGTGGCAGACCCTGCTGCCTCACGTTGATAGGAAGTCCGACGACGACTGGGGCTGGTCTGCAGAACTCGTGGCGGCCCACGGACTAGGTAAAACAGTGGACCTTGCAGCACTTCTGCAGCCCGAAATTATCTCTAATGTGCGCAAAGCCCTGGACCACAGGTACTCCCCCGGTCCTGACAGGCTCCTGGATGACCTGCTCCTGTGGCAATTCGGTGAAAGCCATATTGATCTCACTGCCGAAGACCCTTCATCCGAGGCGACCCCACGCCGAGACAGCCTAATTCGCCGTCATCAGCAAATGCAGCGTTATCGCAAAGCCCAAGGGTTCTAG
- a CDS encoding IS3 family transposase, whose product MISLKASHALPLLLQAAGLARSTFFHRQAALKTPDRHAELRAQIHEAFTVAKGRYGHRRIHAVLRRHGWQIARKTVLKLMREENLICKVRTRRKYSSYKGQVGKIAENLLKREFETDAPNTKWVTDVTEFKIAERKVYLSPVLDLFDRSIVSYSVSQSPTVSFTNESLIAAIGTLAPGETPMMHSDQGFQYQNSSWQKLLSDAEMAQSMSRRGNCLDNSVMENFFGHLKEEMFHRQEFTDTEVFTTELRDYIHWYNTDRISLTLQCLSPMEYRAQALAA is encoded by the coding sequence GTGATTTCCCTCAAGGCATCCCATGCCCTGCCCCTGTTGCTTCAAGCAGCGGGATTGGCTCGTTCCACATTTTTCCACCGTCAAGCGGCACTCAAAACCCCTGACCGGCACGCTGAGCTTCGAGCTCAGATCCACGAGGCTTTCACCGTAGCTAAGGGCCGCTACGGCCACCGGCGCATCCACGCAGTCCTGAGACGCCACGGCTGGCAGATCGCACGCAAGACCGTGCTGAAGCTGATGCGTGAGGAGAACCTGATCTGCAAAGTCCGTACCCGTCGCAAATATTCCTCTTACAAAGGCCAGGTCGGTAAGATCGCCGAGAACCTACTCAAACGAGAATTCGAAACCGATGCGCCGAACACCAAATGGGTGACCGACGTGACTGAGTTCAAAATCGCCGAACGCAAGGTCTACCTCTCACCGGTGTTAGATCTGTTTGACCGCTCGATCGTTTCCTACTCGGTTTCCCAGTCCCCGACCGTTTCCTTCACCAACGAATCACTCATCGCTGCGATTGGCACCCTCGCCCCGGGCGAGACCCCGATGATGCATTCAGACCAAGGATTCCAGTACCAAAACTCCAGCTGGCAGAAACTCCTTAGCGACGCCGAGATGGCCCAATCCATGTCGCGCAGGGGCAACTGTTTAGATAACTCGGTAATGGAAAACTTCTTCGGTCACCTCAAGGAAGAGATGTTCCATCGTCAAGAATTCACTGACACAGAAGTGTTCACCACCGAACTCCGGGACTATATCCACTGGTATAACACCGACCGCATCTCGTTAACGCTGCAGTGCCTGAGTCCGATGGAATATCGGGCTCAGGCACTGGCTGCGTAG
- a CDS encoding histidine kinase, translating to MKAQTGQFPWWALAGTASYWAVWMTIAFWPRLTAIAFVVMLAAMYPSTQPGGALILAFGALAVAAYRVSTRSLAVIVGFFLAWQIIWIFGVSELSVAALWAYLFATLLLITPGLAVKLLREKALRVERAQKEAEEKAAQAALEQRMELARELHDVVTHGLTMIAVQANLGTISKEESDRAHALTEIGGMARNSLDDLRRLLQTMRADEVPQGVPGTDSDVSPNPACIDLAQSIADAQKMLNGLSVPTRVTTSGDLERTPNGLRSTVLRVLQESATNAVKHAGGGSECDISVDVKEECIELSVQNRMTPGKPGLPVSGTGLAGLRERASRLGGTLEAGPINGWWRVHVVLPFAGRPM from the coding sequence ATGAAAGCGCAGACTGGACAATTTCCCTGGTGGGCGCTGGCCGGCACTGCCAGCTACTGGGCTGTATGGATGACAATCGCGTTCTGGCCTCGCCTGACAGCTATAGCTTTTGTGGTGATGCTGGCAGCCATGTACCCAAGCACGCAGCCGGGCGGTGCACTTATTTTGGCGTTTGGGGCGCTTGCCGTTGCCGCATACCGAGTCTCCACCCGAAGTTTGGCAGTTATAGTTGGTTTTTTTCTAGCGTGGCAGATTATTTGGATATTTGGTGTCTCAGAGCTGAGCGTGGCGGCACTTTGGGCCTATTTATTCGCCACGTTGCTGCTCATAACACCAGGATTAGCGGTAAAACTCTTGAGAGAGAAGGCCCTCCGGGTTGAACGCGCTCAAAAGGAAGCAGAGGAAAAAGCCGCTCAGGCGGCCCTTGAACAGCGCATGGAATTGGCGCGTGAATTGCATGACGTTGTTACTCATGGGCTGACAATGATTGCGGTGCAGGCAAACCTTGGCACGATTTCTAAAGAGGAGAGTGACCGCGCGCATGCCTTGACCGAAATTGGTGGGATGGCGCGGAACTCACTTGATGACCTGCGCAGGCTTCTCCAGACAATGCGCGCCGATGAGGTTCCCCAGGGCGTACCTGGAACGGACTCTGATGTTTCGCCCAACCCGGCCTGTATAGATTTGGCACAGAGCATTGCCGATGCGCAGAAGATGCTCAATGGACTTAGTGTCCCCACACGTGTCACAACATCCGGAGACTTGGAGCGGACTCCCAATGGGTTGCGATCCACTGTCCTGCGGGTGTTGCAGGAAAGCGCTACTAATGCCGTCAAGCATGCCGGTGGGGGCAGCGAATGTGATATCTCCGTGGACGTAAAAGAAGAATGTATTGAGTTGAGCGTGCAAAACCGGATGACTCCTGGTAAGCCGGGCCTGCCGGTCTCCGGCACTGGTCTGGCTGGGCTGCGAGAACGGGCTTCGCGATTGGGCGGCACACTTGAGGCCGGGCCTATTAATGGGTGGTGGCGTGTGCACGTCGTGTTGCCCTTCGCCGGCCGCCCGATGTGA
- a CDS encoding response regulator transcription factor, which produces MTLNAVTTKSIDVVIVDDEKFVRGALRTYLSQATDVSVVAEGENGAQAVRLAHEHHPDVMLIDIQMPVMDGIAAIRRIVAELPEVRILVVTGHISDVYLKSALIAGASGYVVKDAKPERIVAAVREVHAGECPIDPGVTHLLVADVRKSLPATRQRSAIELSEREEDVLKLLCEGQSNSEIASALHLSESTVKYHLVRLGRKFSARDRLQIVITALRTGVIA; this is translated from the coding sequence ATGACTTTGAATGCGGTAACAACTAAATCAATTGACGTGGTCATCGTGGACGACGAAAAATTCGTCCGAGGCGCATTGCGCACTTATCTTTCCCAAGCAACTGACGTATCGGTGGTAGCCGAAGGCGAGAACGGCGCACAGGCCGTCCGGTTGGCCCACGAACACCACCCTGACGTCATGCTCATTGACATTCAAATGCCTGTCATGGACGGCATTGCGGCAATTCGACGAATAGTGGCCGAACTGCCAGAGGTACGCATACTTGTTGTGACGGGCCACATTTCCGATGTGTACCTCAAATCCGCCCTCATTGCCGGGGCCAGCGGTTACGTAGTCAAGGATGCCAAGCCCGAGCGCATCGTGGCAGCGGTCAGAGAAGTTCATGCGGGCGAGTGCCCGATTGACCCAGGGGTCACGCACCTCCTCGTTGCCGACGTTCGCAAGAGCCTTCCCGCCACCAGGCAGCGAAGCGCCATTGAACTCTCAGAGAGAGAAGAAGACGTATTAAAGCTGCTGTGCGAGGGGCAAAGCAACAGTGAGATCGCCTCCGCCCTGCACCTTTCGGAATCAACGGTGAAATATCACTTGGTCCGTTTGGGGCGGAAATTCTCGGCTCGTGACAGGTTGCAGATTGTTATCACAGCGCTTCGAACAGGGGTCATCGCTTAG
- a CDS encoding transposase — translation MRPRSSLTAEQRLAAVDLFEEGFGYRAVSSRLGVSVSAICELRSRFKIWGRAVLENKTTKQAYSFDFKLAVVRQYLDGKGTLQDLAQMHQLSSLGLLRSWIRAYRDYGQEGLRPKAKGRPKFVPETLSVEVSELEKLRRENERLAAENAYLKKIRALRNQPRR, via the coding sequence ATGCGTCCACGTAGTTCATTGACAGCCGAGCAGCGGCTAGCTGCCGTCGATCTGTTTGAGGAAGGGTTTGGGTATCGCGCGGTATCCTCAAGGCTGGGAGTCAGCGTGTCGGCTATTTGCGAGTTGAGAAGTCGTTTCAAGATCTGGGGTAGAGCAGTATTGGAAAACAAAACAACTAAGCAGGCGTATTCCTTTGATTTCAAGCTGGCGGTTGTTCGCCAATATCTCGACGGTAAGGGGACGCTGCAGGACCTTGCCCAGATGCATCAGCTCAGTTCTCTAGGCCTCTTGCGATCATGGATCCGCGCCTATCGGGACTATGGCCAGGAGGGCCTGCGCCCCAAGGCCAAGGGCCGGCCCAAATTTGTGCCTGAGACCCTATCGGTTGAAGTCAGTGAGCTGGAGAAGCTACGCCGCGAGAACGAACGTCTGGCGGCAGAGAACGCCTACCTAAAAAAAATACGGGCCTTGAGGAACCAACCACGGCGCTGA
- a CDS encoding carbohydrate kinase has protein sequence MLTVIGEALVDEVVHIGKDPQPHVGGSPMNVAVGLARLGHPVQFLGRFGRDAYGDMVAGHLRANDVMVPIAPDDQPTSVARAVLDADGAATYEFALDWSLPEMGGAEGQPNFMMTGTTLLHTGSIATMLAPGAEQVLAAVMGSHPHATISYDPNCRPSIISDVDYAREQAEKFVSLADVIKASDEDLAWLYPGVDPKESARNWLALGGTEGPAVVVLTQGGDGPWAVCADGESACAVPLVKVVDTVGAGDSFMAALLSALVDRELDGAQRRPDLRAIGTATLTEVINYAARAAAMTVSRAGANPPNRAEMRT, from the coding sequence ATGTTGACAGTTATTGGTGAAGCCTTAGTTGATGAAGTGGTACATATTGGCAAGGATCCACAGCCGCATGTGGGCGGCAGCCCCATGAACGTGGCCGTCGGGTTGGCCCGCCTGGGACACCCCGTTCAGTTCCTTGGTAGGTTCGGCCGTGATGCTTATGGGGATATGGTTGCTGGCCATCTTCGAGCCAATGACGTCATGGTGCCCATAGCCCCTGATGACCAGCCAACCTCCGTGGCCCGGGCGGTCTTGGATGCGGACGGCGCCGCAACGTATGAGTTCGCGCTTGACTGGTCCCTGCCGGAGATGGGTGGGGCTGAGGGGCAACCCAACTTTATGATGACCGGGACAACCCTGCTCCACACCGGCTCCATCGCCACCATGCTGGCACCGGGCGCCGAGCAGGTCCTGGCCGCAGTCATGGGTTCACACCCTCACGCCACCATCTCCTACGATCCCAATTGCCGCCCCAGTATCATCAGCGACGTTGACTATGCCCGGGAGCAGGCGGAGAAATTTGTTTCTCTGGCAGATGTCATCAAAGCCTCCGATGAGGACCTCGCATGGCTTTATCCTGGCGTTGACCCCAAGGAATCGGCCCGCAACTGGCTTGCTCTGGGCGGTACTGAAGGTCCCGCCGTCGTGGTTCTAACCCAGGGCGGTGATGGCCCATGGGCGGTGTGTGCGGACGGTGAGAGTGCATGTGCGGTACCTCTGGTGAAGGTTGTGGACACAGTCGGGGCAGGAGACTCCTTCATGGCGGCCCTCTTGTCAGCACTTGTTGACAGGGAGCTGGACGGGGCTCAGCGGCGCCCCGATCTGCGTGCCATAGGAACCGCAACTTTGACGGAAGTGATCAATTACGCGGCCCGAGCCGCCGCCATGACCGTGTCCCGGGCTGGAGCCAACCCACCTAACCGTGCGGAAATGCGTACGTGA
- a CDS encoding glycerophosphodiester phosphodiesterase, with translation MKTTRNSVKPFLDSAQPLAIAHRGFSLDGLENSLTAFQAALGLGYEYLETDINTTSDGVGVVFHDATLDRTTDLAGTIAQLPHSVVRSARIGGREPIATLEEFITALPNARFNVDVKDAGSVEPLVAAIETYGLHERVCIASFSDKRRRQVLARLSRPVASSAGMKLLLTYYLLTPLLPRVLTRFIMREVDVLQIPRTYRGLNLASRAKVRRAHRMGLKVHVWTIDDPAQMHELFELGVDGIMTDRADLLAEVMRQRGYWR, from the coding sequence ATGAAGACAACCCGCAATTCAGTAAAGCCTTTTCTGGATTCAGCACAGCCACTTGCTATTGCACACCGTGGCTTTTCTTTGGACGGCCTGGAAAATTCGTTGACTGCGTTTCAAGCAGCGCTGGGACTGGGCTACGAATACCTCGAAACTGACATTAACACCACCTCTGACGGGGTTGGGGTGGTGTTCCACGATGCAACCCTTGACCGCACCACGGATCTGGCCGGCACCATTGCACAGTTGCCGCACTCGGTGGTGAGAAGTGCCCGGATTGGCGGCAGGGAGCCGATTGCCACGCTCGAAGAATTCATTACCGCGTTGCCAAACGCAAGGTTTAACGTGGATGTGAAGGATGCTGGTTCCGTGGAACCCCTCGTTGCGGCGATTGAAACCTACGGCCTGCATGAGCGCGTTTGTATTGCCTCCTTCTCAGACAAGCGCCGCCGTCAAGTGCTTGCGCGGCTGAGCCGTCCGGTGGCAAGTTCGGCGGGAATGAAACTACTTCTGACGTACTACCTTTTGACCCCGTTGTTGCCAAGGGTGCTCACCCGTTTCATCATGCGTGAGGTCGATGTGCTGCAGATTCCCAGGACCTACAGGGGGCTAAACCTTGCCAGCAGGGCAAAGGTGCGCCGGGCGCACCGGATGGGTCTGAAGGTCCATGTCTGGACTATTGATGATCCGGCACAAATGCATGAACTCTTTGAGCTTGGGGTGGATGGCATCATGACGGATAGAGCAGACCTGCTCGCCGAGGTTATGCGCCAGCGAGGTTACTGGAGGTAA
- a CDS encoding proline racemase family protein: MKAALWEIETFDYHTAGEPFRIVPALPFDISGSTALERRENAIAGDADKIRKLLVNEPRGHADMYGGFVVPPNDSGAHFGAIFWHREGFSTVCGHGTMALGTWAVRSGLVRAPDDGETDVVIDIPSGRVTARVTMGGGKVREVAFHNVPSYVVARDIKVKTADFGLLRVDLAWSGALYASVPAAAAGLEVTPSNLAKVVSAGHQVAGALAGHPAAQHPGNTQLEGIFGTIFHEPVKESGSGLAQRNVSVFADGQVDRSPSGSGTAARVALLSDSGQLADGDVLENYSIIDTRFTARVVDRVTGSMGEKLGGSSESVVVEVSGRSFPVGEGKFTLDADDELGLGFVLR; encoded by the coding sequence GTGAAAGCGGCATTGTGGGAAATTGAAACATTTGACTATCACACAGCAGGTGAGCCGTTCAGGATTGTCCCGGCCCTGCCTTTCGACATTTCTGGAAGTACCGCGCTGGAACGGCGCGAAAATGCCATTGCAGGGGATGCCGATAAAATTCGGAAGCTCCTTGTCAACGAGCCTCGCGGGCATGCCGATATGTATGGTGGTTTTGTGGTGCCGCCCAATGATTCCGGGGCCCATTTTGGCGCCATATTCTGGCACCGCGAGGGTTTCTCCACTGTCTGCGGACACGGCACCATGGCGTTGGGAACGTGGGCTGTGCGCAGTGGACTTGTCAGGGCCCCGGACGACGGCGAGACGGACGTTGTGATTGATATTCCTTCGGGTCGCGTCACGGCGCGGGTGACGATGGGAGGTGGCAAAGTCAGGGAAGTGGCATTTCACAATGTGCCCTCCTACGTTGTGGCGCGAGACATTAAGGTGAAAACCGCGGACTTTGGGTTGTTGCGTGTTGATTTGGCATGGAGTGGAGCTCTGTACGCCTCGGTTCCTGCCGCTGCTGCGGGTCTTGAGGTCACGCCGTCGAACTTGGCGAAGGTGGTTTCCGCCGGGCACCAAGTGGCGGGCGCACTAGCGGGGCACCCGGCAGCGCAGCACCCGGGGAACACCCAACTGGAAGGTATTTTTGGCACGATCTTCCACGAGCCCGTCAAAGAATCCGGGTCCGGACTTGCGCAACGCAATGTGAGCGTTTTTGCTGATGGGCAAGTGGACAGGTCGCCCAGTGGGTCAGGAACTGCCGCCCGGGTGGCGTTGCTGAGCGATTCTGGGCAACTGGCGGACGGGGACGTGCTGGAAAACTATTCAATTATTGACACTCGATTCACCGCCCGAGTTGTTGACAGGGTTACTGGCAGCATGGGCGAGAAGTTGGGCGGCTCAAGTGAGAGTGTAGTGGTTGAAGTCAGTGGCCGGTCCTTCCCTGTTGGCGAAGGTAAATTCACTTTGGACGCTGACGATGAGCTGGGATTGGGGTTTGTACTGCGGTGA